In Arachis hypogaea cultivar Tifrunner chromosome 7, arahy.Tifrunner.gnm2.J5K5, whole genome shotgun sequence, the genomic window acattgtatctgtacctcatgacactttacaagtttctttgtgtactttccacggcatgagtctctaaaccccatggttgggggtgaggagctctgctgtgtcttgatggattaatgcaattactactgtttctcattcaatcatgcttgcttccattctaagatgatacttgttcttaacccggatgaatgtgatgacccgtgacaattatcatctttctcaactatgaacgcgtgcctgacaaccacctccgttctaccttagattaagtagttatctcttggattctttaatcggaatcttcgtggtataagctagaactgatggcggcattcaagagaatccggaaggtctaaaccttgtctgtggtattctgagtaggattcaatgattgaatgactgtgacgagcttcaaactcctgaaggcggggcgttagtgacagacgcaaaagaatcactggattctattccggcctgattgagaaccgacagatgattagccatgctgtgacagagcataggaacattttcactgagaggatgggaggtagccattgacaacggtgaaaccctacatacagcttgccatggaaggagccttgcgtgcttgaagaagaagacagtaggaaagcagagattcagaagatggagcatcaccaaaacctcaacctattctccattactgcaaaacaagtaattatttcatgttcttttgcttttcacaatcaatcctgataatttctgatatcttgactaagatttacaagataaccatagcttgcttcaagccgacaatctccgtgggattgacccttgctcacgcaaggtattacttggacgacccagtgcacttgctggttagttgtgcggagttgcaaaagtgtgattgcaatttcgtgcaccaaggtggCGGTTGCCGGTGAGTAACCGAAGACAATGGTGGTGGAGAATGAGAGAGGAGGGaaagagaggtgatggagaaagaagaaaaaggaatgaagaaagaaaaataggagGGGGAGAAGAAGCAGGGCGCACAACTTTAAAACTGGCTTGCACAACCTGCGCGTGTGCGCGCAGTGCGCTGACGCACGAATAAAGAGATATCAAGGGACACGAGCGCGTCCTTGGCACGTTCGTGCAGGCACAGATGTGCCTCTGGCATAGAgtaggcataactctctggttttttaTACCAGAGTTGGTGTGAAGCTCAGGCGCGCAGACGCGCACACTGCGCTGATGCGTGCATGATGATGTTGGCGACCGGCGCGGACGTGCAAAGTGCGCGGATACGCCAGTGTGAGCACAGGCTGGGCACAAACATGGCACAACTCTCTGAATTTTGTATCAAAGGGATCAGGTCAcaccatcggcgcgcacgcgcgcaATGCGCTGGTGCGCAGGGGTTGACATAAGACGGGCAAGAAATGGGCACGAATCTTGGGTTTTTCACCCAAGGGTAGAAATGCGCCACCGGCACGAACGCGTGCAGTGCGCTGATGCGCCGGTACCCAAACTgccttttttcttatctttttttttttgttttggtagGTGTTTTGGCTAGCATGCAAGAGAACACTTCACAAATTCATGTATCATTCAAAACATAGCATTCTCTCTATTCCAACAAATCATCCATAACAAAATGATGAAGTTTACTTAAACATCCTAGTTAACCAACAAAAATGACAACAACTAGAATTCCtatgcaatcaacaacatcaagaaatcacaaaattctcaaAAATCCAAACAAAAAGCAAATGGTAtatacaaggaagatcttaccacggggggtgcctcccaccaagtacttttctttaacgtccttaagttggacggtcagtcGCTCAAACTTCTCCTTCTTTAGGTGCATCCTCCAgtaggaacacctctagctccCTTGGGAGCTTGTcgccatggtacttcttcactctatgttcGTTCACCTTGAAGGTTgcttcacttttaggatcaaacaaCTCCACCACTCCATAAGGCATTATCTCTTttaccttgaaaggtccttcccatctagaacagagcttgccaggcatgaaaCGAAGCCTCGAATTGTAGAAGAGCACCTCATCACCCTCTTGGAAATCCTTTTTCCGGATGTGGTGGTCATGGAATGCTTTCGTTTTCTCCTTATAgatccgggcattctcatatgcctcATTCCTCAAACATTCGAGCTCCTCTAGCTGTAATTTTCTGGATACTCCTCCTTGGGTCAAATCCATGTTGCATTGTTTTATCGTCCAGTAGGCTCTATGCTCAATTTCCACTGGAAGGTGACATGCCTTCCCATGGACaatccggaagggactcatccctaatggagtcttgtaggccgtcctaTACGCCCATAGTACATCTCCTAACCGGATGCTCCGATCCTTCCTTTGCGGATTCACTACTTTctccaaaattcttttaatttcccggttggacacttccgcttgtccgttggtttgcggatgataagcggtggcaaccttatgcaccactccatagcgcttgagcaatgcCTCTACCtttctgttacaaaagtgggatccttggtcgctcacgattgctcgtggcgacccataacggcatacattTTTATTCCTAATGAAAGAAATGACAgtattggcgtcgtcaaggcaggtaggtattgcttctacccactttgacacgtagtcaaccactAACAGAATGtatagatacccacttgagttagaaaacggtcccataaagtcaatgccccatacatcaaagatcTCACAAAACAACATAGGTTGTTGAGgtatttcatccctttgggatgtgtttcccgacttttgacactgatggcaagacatgCATaatcggttagcatccttgaataaggtcggccaccagaatccacaatccaacaccttttttgcggtcctttgtgggccaaagtggccaccacactcGGATGAATgacaagcttcaagaatgggttggatttcggactccgggacacatcttcgaattacttggtctactcccctcttccacaagtgagggtcatcccaaatataatatttgaaatcactcctcaacttatccctttggtgtttggaaaaattgggagggaagagcttcgcaaccaagtagttcgccattgggacAAACCAAGGAAAATTActcgacacagcatgcaaactatccaatgagaatgagtcattgatcgaaaATGGATCagattttaaattctcaaagcgGCTTAGATGATCCGCAACCAAGTTTTGAcatccactccggtccctaatctcaatgtcaaattctttcaaaagcaagatccaacgtatgagcctaggttttgactcattctttgacaacaagtattttaaagctgcatgatccatgtataccactatctttgatcctagcaaataagatctaaatttatctaaagcatgaacaatatcAAGGagttccttttcagtagtggtatagttggattgtgttGCATCAAGTGTTTTAGAAGAGtatgcaatgacataagggagtttaccatcgcactgtgcaagcgcggcacctatagcttggtttgacgcatcgcacattatctaaAATGGCAACGTctagttggggcctcgcacaatcggtgctgtGGTAAGAGCTCTCCTTAACTCTTCATAAGCTTTGGCACATTTATCATCAAATttaaaatccacatctttttggagtaggcgcaaCAATGgtaaagcaatcttgctgaaatctttgataaagcgcctataaaatcctgcatgtcctaaaaatgagcggacctccctcaTAGATGAGGGGTGAgataaagtggtgataacatcgaccttggtcgGGTCTACAGAAATTCCTTCATAAGacactacatgtcctaacactataccttatcttaccataaagtggcatttttcaaaatttaagacaaggttggtgtcaacacatctagctaagaccttggccaagttctccaagcaataatcaaaagaagttccataaacactgaagtcgtccataaagacttccagataaTTTTCCATTAGATCAGAAAAGACACTagtcatgcaccgctgaaaagtagcgggtgcattacatagtccaaacggcatccttttgtaggcaaaggtgccaaaagggTAAGTAAatatggtcttttcctgatcctcaggagcaatgtgaatctggaagtaaacagtgaatccatcaagaaaacaataatgggatttacctacCAAACagtccagcatctgatcaataaagggcaaagggtagtgaTCCTTTCTTGTAGCGGCGTTTAACCTCCTATAGTCGATGCACACTCGCCatgcattttgtactctcttgggGACCACTCCACCATCATCCTTTGTGACCGCAGTGATGCCTGATTTCTTTGGAACAACCTGAACCGGGCTTACCcactcactgtcagaaattgggtatatgatacccaCATCAAGTAGCCTAGTAACCTCTTTCTTTACCACATCAAGGATGGTTGGATTGAGTCTTCTTTGCGGTTGTCTAACCGGCCTAGCTCCTTCTTAGAGAAATATATGGTGCATGTATTTGTGAGGGTCAATCCCCATAATATCGGCTAGGCTCCAACCAATCGCTTTCTTATACTTTCtaagaacatctaggagcttctcttcttcctcactagagagctcactagcaataatgactggAAACGTTTCGttatcctctaagaaagcatatttcaaatgagatggaagaggcttcaattcactctttgcctcaagtTGAGGTTCTTTTTCATCAAGCTCACGAGCTTCATCCTTGACAACTTCCTCATGTTCATCCTCTTCGTCATTCGTCTCTTCAATGGCTTGGTAGCACAACTTGTTATGGTCTTCCtcttgcacttccgctaccacttcatcaattacatcacatcggagaacggaatgctcttcgagaggatgtttcatggcttcttccaaattgaacttgatagtcttg contains:
- the LOC112701536 gene encoding uncharacterized protein, whose amino-acid sequence is MDLTQGGVSRKLQLEELECLRNEAYENARIYKEKTKAFHDHHIRKKDFQEGDEVLFYNSRLRFMPGKLCSRWEGPFKVKEIMPYGVVELFDPKSEATFKVNEHRVKKYHGDKLPRELEVFLLEDAPKEGEV